A single genomic interval of Psychroserpens sp. NJDZ02 harbors:
- a CDS encoding anthranilate synthase component I family protein — MKTFSLYTHYKKILADTITPVSIYLKIRDKYPNSILLESSDYHANDNSFSYICFNPIASIKVDDTSITQTFPDGSEMKNKVRNNVTEMIHKFTKRFKVKSEEEFKFINNGIFGYTAYDAVKHFEDVKISKKPNSLDIPDVYYAVYQNIIAINHFKNEAYIFAHCFETENNIDEVLQLISSKNFASYTFKTDSEIESNLTDDEYKAQVELAKKHCARGDVFQLVLSKKFSQAFKGDEFNVYRALRSINPSPYLFYFDYGDFKIFGSSPEAQLVVNNGQAEIHPIAGTFKRTGNDEEDQILAKKLAQDAKENAEHVMLVDLARNDLSRHGSDVKVVTYREAQFFSHVIHLVSKVTGKVHDNTPTMQVVADTFPAGTLSGAPKHKAMQLIEKYEKTSRGFYGGAIGFMDFDGNYNHAIMIRTFMSKNHQLHWQAGAGLVSKSNPESELQEVYNKLGALTTAIQLAEDI, encoded by the coding sequence ATGAAAACATTCAGTTTATACACACATTACAAAAAGATCCTAGCTGATACCATTACGCCCGTAAGTATCTACTTAAAAATTAGAGATAAGTATCCTAATAGTATTTTATTAGAAAGTAGCGATTACCATGCTAATGATAATAGTTTTTCTTACATCTGTTTTAATCCTATTGCGTCCATTAAAGTTGATGACACTTCAATTACACAGACATTTCCTGATGGTAGTGAGATGAAAAATAAGGTGCGTAATAATGTAACCGAAATGATTCATAAGTTTACCAAACGTTTTAAGGTTAAATCTGAAGAAGAATTCAAATTTATAAACAACGGAATCTTTGGATACACGGCTTATGATGCGGTTAAACATTTTGAAGATGTTAAAATTTCTAAAAAACCAAATTCGTTAGACATTCCTGATGTCTATTATGCAGTATATCAAAACATCATCGCTATAAATCACTTTAAAAACGAAGCTTATATTTTTGCCCATTGTTTTGAAACCGAAAATAACATCGATGAAGTTCTACAATTAATAAGCTCCAAAAATTTTGCGTCTTATACATTTAAAACGGACTCTGAAATCGAGTCAAATTTAACGGACGACGAATATAAAGCGCAAGTAGAACTAGCTAAAAAACATTGTGCTCGAGGCGACGTGTTTCAATTAGTATTATCCAAAAAATTCTCGCAAGCCTTTAAAGGTGACGAGTTTAATGTGTATCGTGCTTTAAGAAGCATCAATCCATCCCCTTACCTTTTCTATTTTGATTATGGAGATTTCAAAATTTTCGGAAGTTCTCCAGAAGCGCAATTAGTCGTTAATAACGGTCAAGCCGAAATCCACCCCATAGCAGGAACCTTTAAAAGAACAGGAAACGACGAAGAAGATCAAATATTAGCTAAAAAGTTAGCACAAGATGCTAAAGAAAACGCAGAGCATGTCATGTTAGTCGATTTGGCAAGAAACGATTTAAGCAGACATGGTAGCGATGTAAAAGTAGTTACTTACAGAGAGGCTCAATTTTTCTCTCACGTGATACATTTAGTTAGTAAAGTTACCGGAAAGGTACATGACAATACACCGACTATGCAAGTGGTCGCAGACACCTTCCCTGCTGGAACATTAAGCGGAGCACCAAAACATAAAGCCATGCAACTAATAGAAAAATACGAAAAAACAAGTCGTGGATTTTATGGTGGCGCTATTGGTTTTATGGACTTTGACGGCAATTATAATCACGCCATAATGATTAGAACATTTATGAGTAAAAATCATCAACTACATTGGCAAGCAGGTGCTGGGTTAGTGTCAAAATCAAATCCTGAAAGCGAGCTACAAGAAGTATATAATAAACTTGGAGCATTAACAACTGCAATACAGTTAGCTGAAGACATTTAA
- a CDS encoding phosphoribosylanthranilate isomerase: MKLKVCGMKNENNILDVAALDPNYMGFIFYEKSSRYFDGVIPELPEHIKKIGVFVNSTFDYIKGKVDKHDLQGVQLHGDESPELCQRLKELDLYVIKVFSIKNQFDFKVLEPYETVCDNYLFDTKGKEPGGNGYTFNWNVLKSYPSAKPYFLSGGIGLDQMDAILLFLKRPESYLCLGFDLNSKFETAAGLKDTTKLNDFKQKLIANNYEL, from the coding sequence ATGAAATTAAAAGTATGTGGAATGAAAAATGAGAACAACATCTTAGATGTTGCCGCTCTTGATCCAAATTATATGGGTTTTATTTTTTATGAAAAATCATCTCGTTATTTTGATGGTGTGATTCCAGAATTACCAGAACACATTAAAAAAATAGGAGTATTTGTTAATTCTACTTTCGATTATATAAAAGGAAAAGTTGACAAACACGACTTACAAGGTGTACAATTACATGGAGACGAATCTCCAGAGTTGTGTCAACGTTTAAAAGAACTTGATTTGTATGTCATTAAAGTATTTTCTATAAAAAACCAATTCGATTTTAAAGTTTTAGAACCTTATGAAACGGTCTGCGATAATTACCTATTTGATACCAAAGGTAAAGAACCAGGCGGTAATGGGTACACTTTTAATTGGAACGTTTTAAAAAGCTACCCTTCTGCAAAACCTTATTTTTTAAGTGGCGGTATTGGATTAGACCAAATGGACGCTATACTTTTATTTTTAAAAAGACCAGAATCTTACTTGTGTCTTGGATTTGATTTAAACAGCAAATTTGAAACTGCTGCCGGATTAAAAGACACCACCAAATTAAACGATTTCAAACAAAAACTGATAGCTAACAATTATGAGCTTTAA
- a CDS encoding rhodanese-like domain-containing protein, with amino-acid sequence MKKIAIVLNLMLLLVFSCSEQMEGEIKKVSPEEMQTLLQLDNVQLVDVRTAEELKSGYIALAQNIDFMSPTFDKDIQTLDKEKPVMLYCQKGGRSAKCAEKMIDLGFKKIYDLQGGFSKWEHDGLPYRKK; translated from the coding sequence ATGAAAAAAATAGCAATAGTTTTAAATCTTATGCTTTTGTTGGTGTTTAGTTGTAGCGAGCAGATGGAAGGCGAGATAAAGAAAGTATCTCCTGAAGAAATGCAGACATTATTACAGTTAGATAATGTACAATTGGTAGATGTTAGGACGGCTGAAGAGCTTAAGTCTGGTTACATTGCATTGGCACAAAATATAGATTTTATGTCTCCAACATTTGATAAAGATATTCAAACTTTGGATAAAGAAAAGCCTGTAATGTTGTATTGTCAAAAAGGCGGAAGAAGTGCAAAATGTGCAGAGAAAATGATTGATTTAGGTTTTAAAAAAATATACGACCTTCAAGGCGGTTTCTCCAAATGGGAACATGATGGATTACCCTATAGAAAAAAATAA
- the trpB gene encoding tryptophan synthase subunit beta, whose protein sequence is MSFNINDKGYYGEFGGAYIPEMLYPNVEELRQNYLKIMAEPSFKEEFDDLLKDYVGRPSPLYFAKRLSEKYNTKIYLKREDLNHTGAHKINNTIGQILMAQRLGKTRIIAETGAGQHGVATATVCALMGMECIVYMGEIDIARQAPNVARMKMLGAEVRPALSGSRTLKDATNEAIRDWINNPVNTHYIIGSVVGPHPYPDMVARFQAVVSEEIKWQLKEKEGRDKPDYVIACVGGGSNAAGAFYHYLDDTDVKLIAVEAAGKGIHSGESAATSVLGKEGIIHGSKTLLMQTPDGQITEPYSISAGLDYPGVGPMHAHLYKTGRAEFISITDDQAMTSGLQLSQLEGIIPAIESSHAFAVFEDKTFNPEDVVVINLSGRGDKDLQNYIDYFKL, encoded by the coding sequence ATGAGCTTTAATATTAATGACAAAGGTTATTATGGCGAATTTGGCGGTGCATACATCCCAGAAATGCTATATCCAAACGTAGAAGAATTACGTCAAAACTATCTTAAAATAATGGCAGAACCTTCTTTTAAAGAAGAGTTTGACGACTTATTAAAGGATTACGTTGGCCGCCCTTCCCCACTCTATTTTGCAAAACGACTGAGTGAAAAATATAATACTAAAATCTATCTTAAACGTGAAGATTTAAATCACACGGGAGCACATAAAATCAACAATACCATAGGTCAGATTTTAATGGCGCAACGTTTAGGCAAAACACGTATTATTGCTGAAACTGGTGCAGGTCAACACGGTGTTGCAACTGCAACCGTTTGTGCATTAATGGGCATGGAATGTATCGTCTATATGGGCGAAATTGATATTGCACGTCAAGCACCAAACGTGGCTCGAATGAAAATGTTAGGCGCAGAAGTCCGTCCCGCATTATCTGGAAGTCGTACGTTAAAAGATGCTACAAATGAAGCTATTAGAGACTGGATTAATAATCCTGTAAACACGCATTATATAATAGGAAGTGTTGTTGGACCACACCCTTATCCGGATATGGTTGCCCGTTTCCAAGCGGTAGTTTCAGAAGAAATTAAATGGCAATTAAAAGAAAAGGAAGGTCGAGATAAACCTGATTACGTTATTGCATGTGTTGGAGGAGGTAGCAACGCAGCAGGTGCTTTTTATCATTATTTAGATGATACTGACGTTAAACTTATAGCGGTAGAAGCCGCAGGAAAAGGGATTCACTCTGGCGAAAGTGCTGCAACATCAGTATTAGGTAAAGAAGGGATTATTCACGGAAGTAAGACCTTACTTATGCAAACACCAGATGGACAAATAACAGAACCGTATTCGATTTCTGCAGGATTAGATTATCCTGGCGTTGGTCCAATGCATGCGCATTTATACAAAACAGGTCGCGCGGAATTCATCTCAATCACAGACGACCAAGCCATGACATCAGGTTTGCAATTAAGCCAATTAGAAGGTATTATTCCAGCAATAGAAAGCTCGCATGCTTTTGCTGTATTTGAGGATAAAACGTTTAATCCAGAAGACGTCGTTGTAATTAATTTATCAGGACGTGGTGATAAGGATTTACAAAACTATATAGATTATTTTAAACTGTAA
- a CDS encoding anthranilate synthase component II: MKVLVIDNYDSFTYNLVHYLEDLNCEVIVKRNDKLTLEEVDAFDKIVLSPGPGIPEEAGLLKAIIKMYAPTKSILGVCLGQQAIGEVFGGSLINLEDVYHGVATNVNIVVDDEVLFKNMDKTIEVGRYHSWVVNPNLPDALEATSFDENGQIMSLRHRIYDVRGVQYHPESVLTPNGKQILKNWVNS, encoded by the coding sequence ATGAAAGTATTAGTAATAGATAACTACGATAGTTTCACTTACAACTTAGTTCACTATTTAGAAGATTTAAATTGTGAAGTTATTGTAAAACGAAACGACAAATTAACACTTGAAGAAGTGGATGCTTTTGATAAAATAGTATTGTCTCCAGGACCAGGAATCCCAGAAGAAGCAGGTTTATTAAAAGCTATTATAAAAATGTACGCCCCAACAAAAAGTATTTTAGGGGTCTGTTTAGGCCAACAAGCTATTGGAGAAGTTTTTGGTGGTTCTTTAATTAATTTAGAAGACGTGTATCACGGTGTTGCTACCAACGTAAATATTGTTGTGGATGACGAAGTGCTATTTAAAAACATGGATAAAACGATAGAAGTAGGACGTTACCACTCTTGGGTGGTTAATCCTAATTTACCAGATGCTCTAGAGGCCACATCCTTTGACGAAAATGGACAAATCATGTCCTTAAGACATCGCATTTATGATGTTAGAGGTGTGCAATACCACCCAGAAAGTGTCTTAACACCTAACGGAAAACAAATATTAAAAAACTGGGTAAATAGTTAA
- the trpC gene encoding indole-3-glycerol phosphate synthase TrpC, producing the protein MNILDKITADKRVEVNLRKQLIPVKQLERSILFERQTVSLAKKIRESNTGIIAEHKRRSPSKQVINHDLNVFDVAKGYEDAGVCGMSVLTDGKYFGGSLDDLLTARASCNLPLLRKEFIIDPYQIIEAKAYGADVVLLIAAILTTAEIKQFSELAKSLNLDVLLEVHNEAELHKSLMPTLDMLGVNNRNLKTFEVSLDTSKQLSSLIPDDFVKVSESGISTIDAIKTLQPFGYKGFLIGENFMKTDNAGAHAKLFIENLKK; encoded by the coding sequence ATGAATATTTTAGATAAAATCACAGCAGATAAACGTGTCGAAGTTAACCTTCGCAAACAACTAATTCCTGTCAAGCAACTGGAACGCTCTATTTTGTTTGAACGCCAAACCGTATCTCTGGCAAAAAAAATAAGAGAAAGTAACACAGGTATTATTGCAGAACACAAGCGTCGTTCTCCATCAAAACAAGTCATAAATCACGACTTAAATGTCTTTGATGTTGCTAAGGGATACGAAGACGCTGGCGTTTGCGGTATGTCTGTCTTAACGGATGGAAAATATTTTGGTGGAAGTTTAGACGATTTATTAACGGCTAGAGCAAGTTGTAATCTACCGTTATTAAGAAAAGAGTTTATCATAGACCCTTATCAAATTATCGAGGCTAAAGCGTATGGAGCTGATGTTGTTTTACTAATTGCAGCTATTTTAACGACAGCAGAAATTAAACAATTTTCAGAACTGGCTAAAAGTCTAAATCTTGATGTACTTTTAGAAGTACATAATGAAGCCGAACTGCATAAATCATTAATGCCAACATTGGATATGTTAGGTGTTAATAATAGAAATTTAAAAACATTTGAAGTTAGTCTAGACACAAGCAAACAACTAAGCAGTCTAATTCCTGATGATTTTGTAAAAGTATCAGAAAGCGGCATCAGTACTATCGACGCTATTAAAACACTACAACCATTTGGCTACAAAGGGTTTTTAATAGGTGAAAATTTTATGAAAACCGACAATGCAGGAGCGCATGCAAAACTATTTATAGAGAATTTAAAAAAATAA
- a CDS encoding PepSY-associated TM helix domain-containing protein: MRKYTFRKLINDIHLWLGIISGMVLFVVCLTGTILAFDTELVLLIDKQDHFSEKTNKKLPYQEIITSLEANNHVIKDFIFFKEDTQNLQFTLLTKKESNSGKPARGKSVQINPFTGQEIKATGKTKAFLHKVEEVHRFLLLDTTIGRPIVGVCTIIFIILCLSGLILWMPRKIKQFKKWKSWKQGFNLKTKANWKRINYDIHNTFGFYALFPMLLMGLTGLLWSFQWYYDGLETVLGDKIGKSRFDTTIPVDTVHNDKPAINYMALLKNTDSILPYQNAVTRVTLPLKNNQSIMIRKKSNLFLAYDAADKLQFNPYTNELVSKSLFKDESFGSKIASIIRGIHVGSFLGFTSKLIYFICCLIATSLPITGTIIWINKLKKQAKLN, from the coding sequence ATGAGAAAATACACCTTTAGAAAACTTATTAATGATATCCATCTTTGGCTAGGTATAATTAGTGGTATGGTCTTGTTTGTTGTTTGTTTAACTGGAACCATTCTAGCTTTTGATACAGAATTAGTATTATTGATTGATAAGCAAGACCATTTTTCAGAAAAAACAAACAAAAAATTACCGTATCAAGAAATCATTACCTCTCTAGAAGCTAATAATCATGTTATAAAAGACTTTATTTTCTTTAAAGAAGACACTCAAAATTTACAATTTACCCTGCTGACTAAAAAAGAATCCAATTCAGGAAAACCTGCTAGAGGTAAATCTGTTCAAATAAATCCATTTACAGGCCAAGAAATAAAAGCAACAGGTAAAACAAAAGCTTTTCTTCACAAAGTAGAAGAGGTACATCGTTTTTTACTACTTGACACAACAATAGGACGACCTATTGTTGGTGTATGCACTATCATTTTTATAATATTATGTCTTTCAGGGCTAATACTTTGGATGCCTAGAAAAATAAAGCAATTTAAAAAATGGAAATCATGGAAACAGGGATTCAATTTAAAAACAAAGGCTAATTGGAAAAGAATAAACTACGACATCCATAACACCTTTGGTTTTTACGCCCTTTTCCCAATGCTACTTATGGGATTAACAGGACTACTCTGGTCTTTCCAATGGTATTATGATGGTTTAGAAACTGTTTTAGGCGATAAAATCGGAAAATCAAGATTTGATACGACTATACCTGTTGACACGGTGCATAACGACAAACCAGCCATTAATTACATGGCCTTACTAAAAAACACAGATAGCATATTACCTTATCAAAATGCCGTGACTAGAGTTACGCTACCACTAAAAAACAACCAAAGTATTATGATAAGAAAAAAAAGCAATTTATTTTTAGCTTATGATGCTGCAGATAAATTGCAATTTAACCCTTACACAAATGAGTTGGTTTCAAAATCACTCTTTAAAGATGAAAGTTTTGGATCCAAAATTGCTAGCATAATAAGAGGTATTCATGTCGGATCATTTTTGGGCTTTACAAGTAAACTTATCTATTTTATATGTTGCCTAATAGCAACATCACTGCCCATTACCGGAACTATAATCTGGATTAATAAACTAAAAAAACAAGCTAAACTAAATTAA
- a CDS encoding rhodanese-like domain-containing protein, whose protein sequence is MADLLQSDWVSQLEKDDNAVILDVRTDGEVAEGKIPNTIHIDIYKGQGFIYAVEELDKTKNFYVYCRSGGRSAQACAIMNQLGFENTYNLVGGFNEWSGDVE, encoded by the coding sequence ATGGCAGATTTATTACAATCAGATTGGGTATCTCAATTGGAGAAAGATGATAACGCAGTTATACTTGATGTTAGAACAGACGGAGAGGTAGCAGAAGGAAAAATACCAAATACAATACATATTGATATATATAAAGGACAAGGTTTTATATATGCTGTGGAAGAATTAGATAAAACTAAAAACTTTTATGTATACTGTAGATCAGGAGGAAGAAGTGCACAAGCTTGTGCTATAATGAACCAATTAGGCTTTGAAAACACATACAACCTTGTAGGAGGTTTTAATGAGTGGTCAGGGGACGTTGAATAA
- the trpD gene encoding anthranilate phosphoribosyltransferase, which yields MKQILNRLINQESISSEEAKRVLVNISKGIYNQSQIASFLTVYMMRSITLEELQGFRDALLELCIPVNLSDFDPIDLCGTGGDGKDTFNISTLASFVTAGAGVNVAKHGNYGVSSASGSSNVMEALGIHFSNKPDFLKYSIEKAGICVLHAPLFHPAMKNVAPIRKELGVKTFFNMLGPMVNPAFPRNQMVGVFNLELQRIYGYLYQNTDKNYSIVHALDGYDEISLTGNTKIISNRSETMLSPSDLGVVQIEQSDIFGGDTVKDAAQIFKNIIKGKGTEAQNNVVCANAGLAIATAKQIPHLEGFELAKESLESGRAKASLEKLIALSK from the coding sequence ATGAAACAAATACTAAACAGATTAATAAACCAAGAAAGCATCTCTAGCGAGGAGGCAAAACGGGTATTAGTTAATATTTCTAAAGGCATATATAATCAAAGTCAAATCGCTTCTTTCCTAACCGTTTATATGATGAGAAGCATAACATTAGAAGAGCTTCAAGGATTTCGTGATGCGTTATTAGAATTATGTATTCCTGTAAATCTATCCGATTTTGATCCTATCGATTTATGCGGTACTGGAGGTGATGGTAAAGACACGTTTAACATCTCCACTCTGGCCTCTTTTGTAACTGCTGGTGCTGGTGTAAATGTTGCAAAACATGGGAATTACGGCGTCTCCTCTGCTTCAGGATCGTCTAATGTCATGGAAGCTTTAGGGATTCACTTTTCTAATAAACCTGATTTTTTAAAATACTCCATAGAAAAAGCAGGGATCTGTGTGTTACATGCACCATTGTTTCACCCTGCCATGAAAAACGTGGCCCCAATACGTAAAGAACTAGGTGTTAAAACCTTTTTTAATATGCTTGGACCAATGGTAAATCCAGCTTTTCCGAGAAATCAAATGGTAGGTGTTTTTAATTTAGAATTACAACGTATTTACGGATACCTTTATCAAAACACGGATAAAAACTATAGTATCGTACATGCTTTAGATGGTTACGACGAAATCTCTTTAACAGGAAACACAAAAATCATTTCTAACCGTTCAGAAACGATGTTAAGCCCTTCTGATTTGGGTGTAGTACAAATAGAACAATCGGATATCTTTGGAGGAGATACGGTAAAGGATGCTGCTCAAATTTTCAAAAACATCATTAAAGGCAAAGGGACAGAAGCACAAAATAATGTGGTTTGCGCAAATGCTGGTTTAGCAATCGCAACCGCTAAGCAGATTCCACATTTAGAAGGCTTTGAATTAGCTAAAGAAAGTCTAGAAAGTGGACGTGCTAAAGCTAGTCTAGAAAAACTGATAGCCTTAAGTAAATAA
- a CDS encoding alpha/beta hydrolase → MRNLILYTFCLFSMLSLAQNIEIGQVKTLQSTILNEARDYWVYLPENYNNTNFKNQEYPVIYLLDGEKYFHVTSGMVKNLSNGYYPLIPECIVVAIKNTNRSRDLTPTTVDSLSYQNGGADIFETFITDELIPEINKNYNTLDYKILIGHSFGGLFAINSFLKETPQFNAYIAIDPSLWWDNEVLVKKLKNSIPTTDFKRRTLFFANANSIGNQKTPSKQHEAHFTAKKNMIEILEASIAKNLNLNTKYYKDEDHGSVVLPSLIDGLRSVFKGYRINVKELIKNPSLLEQHYQDISKKLGFTIKPQGPYLDRVVELALKRGENENAIILNNINKKTNPDNVHLKNKFK, encoded by the coding sequence ATGAGAAATTTAATTCTTTATACCTTTTGCCTATTTTCGATGTTATCTCTCGCTCAAAACATTGAGATTGGACAAGTCAAAACACTACAATCGACCATATTAAATGAAGCAAGAGACTACTGGGTTTACCTCCCTGAAAACTATAACAATACTAACTTTAAAAATCAAGAATATCCTGTAATTTATTTATTAGATGGCGAAAAATACTTCCATGTAACCTCTGGTATGGTAAAAAACCTATCTAATGGGTATTACCCTCTAATTCCAGAATGTATTGTTGTTGCCATAAAAAACACGAACAGATCTAGGGATTTAACACCAACAACTGTTGATAGTCTATCCTATCAAAATGGTGGTGCCGATATATTTGAAACGTTTATAACTGACGAATTGATTCCTGAAATCAATAAAAACTACAACACTTTAGATTACAAAATACTTATTGGCCATTCTTTTGGAGGTCTGTTTGCTATAAATTCCTTTTTAAAAGAAACACCACAATTTAATGCTTACATCGCTATAGATCCTAGTTTATGGTGGGATAATGAAGTCCTTGTCAAAAAATTAAAGAACAGTATTCCAACAACAGATTTTAAAAGACGAACTTTATTTTTTGCTAATGCTAACTCCATAGGAAACCAAAAAACACCCAGTAAGCAACACGAAGCTCATTTTACAGCTAAAAAAAATATGATCGAAATTTTAGAAGCTTCCATAGCAAAAAATTTAAATCTGAATACTAAGTACTATAAAGATGAAGACCATGGAAGCGTAGTATTACCATCACTTATTGATGGTCTACGATCCGTTTTTAAAGGGTATAGAATTAATGTAAAAGAGCTTATTAAAAACCCTTCATTATTGGAGCAGCACTATCAAGACATATCAAAAAAACTTGGGTTTACAATTAAGCCACAAGGTCCTTATTTAGATAGAGTAGTCGAATTAGCTTTAAAACGCGGTGAAAACGAGAATGCTATTATTTTAAATAATATCAATAAAAAAACAAACCCTGATAATGTGCATTTAAAAAATAAGTTCAAATAA